One Vicinamibacterales bacterium DNA window includes the following coding sequences:
- a CDS encoding diguanylate cyclase, translating to MVRTSQSPRHPLATASADFGHLLESVPDAVVAVDDDGRIRHVNTQAERLFGYAPGELVGQSLESLIPEDVRSRHADQRRRFQAAPHLRRMGDTDRLTARRRDGTLVPVDIGLGSLVASGERWTLAFVRDHTRIQALLDGLGQARRELEQELEQRRQLRALSELLQLPAAREDIRPALSLYLEHLFPGTRGAVFVLDRPGGEPDRLGAWGEAPDSWAVAATTGCEVARAVPPSTGAHLAAEGRGGQPGEAAIRADCCAPLVANGTALGLLIVDPTSGDPPSPDQRRTIAAVADWLGLPLANLRLRERLEDLTYRDPLTGLHNRRHLQDVLAQRIAGAQRASTSLALAVIDLDHFKRLNDTWGHVAGDDVLRAFAAMLAGRFRASDTICRYGGEEFVVVCGDCSGADLTAALDGARALWAGSAVGTLAATAIRSTFSAGVAAFPEDGPDGQHLLHEADAALYAAKAQGRNRVVGRRRSPGGPRPDPTDAAFRHESALPGSFPPRG from the coding sequence ATGGTCCGCACGTCGCAGTCGCCCCGACATCCCCTGGCCACCGCGTCCGCGGACTTCGGCCATCTCCTCGAGAGCGTGCCGGACGCCGTCGTGGCGGTCGACGACGACGGGAGGATTCGCCACGTGAACACGCAGGCGGAGCGCCTGTTCGGGTACGCCCCCGGCGAACTGGTGGGCCAGTCGCTGGAGTCCCTGATTCCAGAGGACGTCCGGTCGCGTCACGCCGACCAGCGACGGCGCTTCCAGGCGGCACCGCACCTGCGCCGCATGGGAGACACCGATCGGCTGACCGCCCGCCGGCGCGACGGCACGCTCGTTCCGGTCGACATCGGCCTGGGCAGCCTGGTGGCCTCGGGAGAGCGATGGACCCTGGCCTTCGTGCGCGACCACACGCGGATTCAGGCGCTGCTCGACGGCCTTGGCCAGGCGCGGCGGGAACTCGAGCAGGAACTGGAACAGCGCCGACAGCTCCGCGCACTGTCCGAACTGCTCCAGCTGCCGGCGGCCAGGGAAGACATCCGCCCCGCGCTGAGCCTGTACCTCGAGCACCTCTTCCCGGGCACGCGCGGCGCGGTCTTCGTGCTGGACCGGCCCGGCGGGGAGCCGGACCGCCTGGGCGCCTGGGGCGAGGCGCCGGACTCGTGGGCCGTTGCCGCCACGACGGGATGCGAGGTCGCCCGGGCCGTCCCGCCGTCCACCGGCGCGCACCTGGCGGCGGAGGGGCGCGGCGGGCAACCGGGCGAGGCGGCAATCAGGGCCGACTGCTGCGCGCCGCTCGTCGCCAATGGAACGGCCCTGGGACTGCTGATCGTCGACCCGACGTCCGGCGATCCCCCCTCTCCTGATCAGCGTCGCACCATCGCCGCCGTGGCCGACTGGCTCGGTCTGCCCCTGGCCAATCTCCGCCTCCGTGAACGGCTCGAAGACCTGACCTACCGAGATCCCCTGACCGGTCTGCACAACCGCCGACACCTGCAGGATGTCCTGGCGCAACGCATCGCCGGCGCGCAGCGCGCTTCGACGTCGTTGGCGCTGGCCGTCATCGACCTCGACCACTTCAAGCGCCTGAACGACACGTGGGGGCACGTCGCCGGCGACGACGTACTGCGAGCCTTCGCCGCGATGCTCGCGGGCCGGTTCCGGGCATCGGACACGATCTGCCGGTACGGCGGCGAGGAGTTCGTCGTGGTGTGCGGCGATTGCTCGGGCGCCGACCTGACGGCGGCCCTCGACGGCGCCCGCGCCCTCTGGGCGGGCTCCGCGGTCGGGACGCTGGCGGCGACGGCGATCCGATCGACGTTCTCGGCCGGGGTCGCGGCGTTTCCCGAGGACGGCCCCGACGGGCAGCACCTGCTCCACGAGGCCGACGCGGCGCTGTACGCGGCCAAGGCGCAGGGGCGAAACCGCGTCGTCGGGCGCCGTCGCTCGCCAGGCGGGCCCCGGCCAGATCCGACGGACGCCGCATTCCGCCACGAGTCTGCCCTCCCAGGGTCATTCCCGCCGCGGGGGTGA
- a CDS encoding response regulator: protein MLPTVLIADESRGTRQLLTRHLRAMGWQTIEASDGLETLDRLTERDADFAIVDMSLRLLSTPEVVTVLRRSPKYRDLPVVAMGAATPRALEALIALGIDDFFVKPFSADFLMERLRRFAPKTNVRVRETKALGAGPPPADGVALVVDADAQFRDFAAKVLAARYRVVEAASGVAALRACGGQRPAVVLAGFDTGLLGPPMLAEHFAKRPDTAKTAVVLVRSPSEDLPPPGMFTAVVNKTFVIEDFERQFARAMGRSLVDGSPALMEVRQAVEAATQQALGMMAGCDVHVAGRESAADLSLWAWTDISIAEESVTVRMALRSDERGAMSIAAGLLGMSADDLAPEDGLAALGELVNVIAGRVKSTACRPGRTLTFDIPQLAGTDAPAPIGNAEVCLLFEPTDSRFRLGVEVGIAGDLRAVDPGKAA, encoded by the coding sequence ATGCTTCCGACCGTCCTCATCGCCGACGAGAGCCGGGGTACCAGGCAACTCCTGACCCGCCACCTGCGGGCCATGGGATGGCAGACCATCGAAGCTTCCGACGGCCTGGAGACGCTGGACCGACTCACGGAGCGGGATGCCGACTTCGCCATCGTCGACATGTCGCTCCGCCTGCTGAGCACCCCCGAGGTCGTGACCGTGTTGCGCCGCTCGCCCAAATATCGCGACCTGCCCGTGGTCGCGATGGGCGCGGCAACGCCCCGTGCCCTGGAGGCGCTGATCGCGCTGGGCATCGACGACTTCTTCGTCAAGCCGTTCTCCGCGGACTTCCTGATGGAACGCCTTCGGCGGTTCGCGCCGAAGACGAACGTGCGCGTGCGCGAGACGAAGGCCCTCGGAGCCGGGCCACCTCCCGCGGACGGCGTAGCGCTGGTGGTCGACGCCGACGCGCAGTTCCGCGACTTCGCGGCAAAGGTGCTGGCGGCACGCTACCGCGTGGTGGAGGCGGCATCGGGAGTCGCGGCACTCCGTGCGTGCGGCGGGCAGCGACCGGCCGTCGTGCTCGCCGGATTCGACACGGGCCTGCTGGGGCCGCCGATGCTCGCCGAGCACTTCGCGAAGCGTCCCGACACCGCGAAGACCGCGGTCGTGCTCGTGCGGTCGCCGTCCGAAGACCTGCCGCCCCCCGGGATGTTCACCGCGGTGGTGAACAAGACGTTCGTCATCGAGGACTTCGAACGGCAGTTCGCGCGCGCAATGGGGCGATCGCTGGTCGACGGTTCACCGGCCCTGATGGAGGTCCGGCAGGCGGTCGAGGCGGCCACCCAGCAGGCCCTGGGCATGATGGCAGGCTGTGACGTGCACGTGGCAGGACGGGAATCGGCCGCCGACCTCAGCCTCTGGGCGTGGACGGACATCTCGATCGCCGAGGAGTCGGTCACGGTGCGCATGGCGCTGCGGTCGGACGAGCGGGGCGCCATGTCCATTGCGGCAGGGCTCCTCGGCATGTCGGCCGACGACCTGGCGCCGGAGGATGGACTGGCGGCGCTCGGCGAGCTGGTGAACGTCATTGCCGGCCGCGTCAAGTCCACCGCCTGCCGGCCCGGGCGGACCCTGACCTTCGACATCCCCCAGCTTGCGGGCACCGATGCCCCAGCTCCCATCGGCAACGCCGAGGTGTGCCTGCTCTTCGAACCCACCGACAGCCGATTCCGCCTCGGCGTCGAAGTGGGGATCGCGGGCGACCTTCGCGCCGTCGACCCAGGCAAAGCCGCGTGA
- a CDS encoding PAS domain-containing protein, producing MTPPGAVTFFLAVAAVAGWGAFAVVRRRASGAGDAPMEDAARLAALLEATGDGAAILDRDGAVLQANAAWATLRLPTVTASAPPDGWDVRDRNGRLLDRSAWPIARILRGETITRYELQLTAPHAPARRVVSISGAALPTPSGGHAGAVVVVRDLTSARAALGQSRRAREIQAVGLAAAGIAHDFNNTLTVALASASLLRQAAAERPELLRDADNLTAAARRSSALTRVLLVLTRREPPRTERVHPGGSVRELEPILRRLLPPAAILEVVDHTGEADVVLGDPRALQLFLIGIIGGARPSVLQGGCLRLTCDAGEFVEPKTLVTGRFVRVSLEGPTPMLDHDDAGPWGIGAMLPDVATAPGRTVCRTERQPDGRARFDLLLPAAPAVEPATDPQGDTRTPDPRGAVR from the coding sequence GTGACGCCACCCGGCGCCGTGACGTTCTTCCTCGCGGTGGCGGCAGTGGCCGGGTGGGGCGCCTTCGCCGTGGTCCGACGGCGCGCCAGCGGCGCGGGCGACGCGCCGATGGAAGACGCGGCGCGGTTGGCAGCGCTGCTCGAGGCCACGGGGGACGGCGCGGCGATTCTCGACAGGGACGGGGCCGTGCTCCAGGCGAACGCTGCCTGGGCGACGCTCCGGCTCCCGACGGTGACGGCCTCGGCGCCCCCGGACGGCTGGGACGTCCGCGACCGGAACGGCCGGCTCCTGGACCGCTCGGCGTGGCCCATCGCGCGGATCCTGCGCGGCGAGACCATCACGCGATACGAGCTCCAGCTGACCGCTCCGCACGCGCCCGCTCGCCGGGTCGTCTCCATCAGCGGCGCCGCTCTCCCGACGCCATCCGGCGGGCACGCGGGCGCCGTCGTGGTGGTCCGCGATCTCACGAGCGCGCGCGCCGCACTCGGCCAGTCGCGGAGGGCCCGCGAGATCCAGGCCGTAGGGCTCGCGGCCGCGGGCATCGCGCACGATTTCAACAACACGCTCACCGTGGCCCTGGCCAGCGCGTCGCTGCTGCGACAAGCCGCGGCGGAGCGCCCGGAACTGCTGCGCGACGCTGACAACCTGACGGCCGCGGCACGACGGTCGTCCGCGCTCACCCGCGTGCTGCTGGTGTTGACGCGCAGGGAGCCTCCGCGCACCGAGCGGGTCCACCCCGGCGGGAGCGTGCGTGAGCTCGAGCCGATCCTCCGGCGGCTGCTGCCGCCGGCAGCCATCCTCGAGGTCGTGGACCATACGGGCGAGGCCGATGTCGTGCTGGGAGATCCGCGCGCACTCCAGCTGTTCCTCATCGGCATCATCGGCGGAGCGCGTCCGTCGGTGCTGCAGGGCGGGTGTCTGCGTCTCACGTGCGACGCCGGCGAGTTCGTGGAGCCGAAGACGCTGGTCACGGGGAGGTTCGTACGCGTCTCACTCGAGGGACCGACCCCGATGCTGGATCACGACGACGCCGGTCCGTGGGGCATCGGCGCGATGCTGCCGGACGTGGCCACGGCGCCGGGCCGAACGGTCTGCCGCACGGAGAGGCAGCCGGACGGACGGGCGAGGTTCGATCTGCTCCTGCCCGCCGCACCGGCGGTCGAACCGGCGACAGACCCGCAGGGAGACACGCGAACGCCTGATCCGCGCGGCGCGGTCCGGTAA